In Sphingobacteriaceae bacterium, the following proteins share a genomic window:
- the rpsB gene encoding 30S ribosomal protein S2, producing MAVVTMKQLLEAGVHFGHQTRRWNPKMRPYIFTERNGIYIIDLQKTVRLLESAYDFVRNLAFQGGKILFVGTKKQAQDTIAEEATRCGMYYVNNRWLGGMLTNFSTMRTRVERLEELLEMEESGYMENLTKKEVSSLQRERERLERYLGGVRGMQELPDAMYVVDPRKERIAVLEARRLGIPIVAIVDTNCDPEEVDYIIPGNDDAVRAVRLITGKIADAILEGLQGVQVVQ from the coding sequence GTGGCCGTCGTGACCATGAAGCAGTTGCTGGAGGCCGGCGTCCACTTCGGGCACCAGACACGTCGCTGGAACCCGAAGATGCGACCTTACATTTTCACCGAGCGCAACGGCATCTACATCATCGACCTGCAAAAGACCGTGCGGCTGCTGGAATCCGCCTACGACTTCGTGCGCAACCTGGCCTTCCAGGGCGGCAAGATACTGTTCGTAGGGACCAAGAAGCAGGCTCAGGACACCATCGCCGAAGAGGCCACCCGCTGCGGCATGTACTACGTCAACAACCGCTGGCTGGGCGGCATGCTCACCAACTTCAGCACCATGCGCACCCGGGTGGAGCGCCTGGAAGAACTGCTGGAGATGGAAGAGTCGGGTTACATGGAAAACCTGACGAAAAAGGAAGTGAGCAGTCTCCAACGGGAGCGGGAACGGCTGGAGCGGTACTTGGGCGGTGTCAGGGGCATGCAGGAACTGCCCGACGCCATGTACGTGGTGGATCCCCGCAAGGAACGGATCGCCGTGCTGGAAGCCCGCCGCCTCGGCATTCCCATCGTAGCCATCGTGGATACCAACTGTGATCCGGAAGAAGTGGATTACATCATCCCCGGCAACGATGATGCCGTCCGTGCCGTCCGGCTCATTACCGGCAAGATTGCCGACGCTATTTTGGAGGGCCTGCAGGGGGTCCAGGTCGTTCAGTAA